CCCAAGTGATTGTAGGGGAAAATGAAGGGCTTGAATCAGCTTTACGTCGATTTAAGCGTCAGGTCTCCAAAGCGGGGATTTTTTCAGATATAAAGCGTCTGCGCCACTTCGAGACACCTCCGGAAAAACGCAAGCGCAAAGCTATTGCAAGAAGGCGCAAGAGGAGATTTA
The genomic region above belongs to Aerosakkonema funiforme FACHB-1375 and contains:
- the rpsU gene encoding 30S ribosomal protein S21 translates to MTQVIVGENEGLESALRRFKRQVSKAGIFSDIKRLRHFETPPEKRKRKAIARRRKRRFNKSR